From one Marmota flaviventris isolate mMarFla1 chromosome 1, mMarFla1.hap1, whole genome shotgun sequence genomic stretch:
- the LOC114090150 gene encoding vomeronasal type-1 receptor 3-like encodes MASSNFAIGMIFLFQTIVGILGNFFLLYHYTYLELTRYTVRPTDLILRHLTVANSLVLLSKGVPQTMAAFGLKHFLNDIGCKLVFYVHRVGRGVCIGNTCLLSIFQAITISPTNSWWAELKLQTHKFLGPSNVLCWILNLLVSIIIPMRVTHKWINKNNTRKMDLGYCYGVVDHRITHILHNILLSYDVSCVGLMIWASGSMVFILYRHQQRVQHIHSTNLSPRSSPESKVTQNILVLVITFVSFYTSSHILILYTVLFHRPSWWLVSTSALITACFPTVNPFVLMIRDRRILRVSSACLRRSAPLHTLFT; translated from the coding sequence ATGGCCTCCAGTAATTTTGCAATAGGAATGATCTTTTTATTCCAGACCATAGTGGGAATCCTGgggaatttctttcttctataccATTATACTTATTTAGAACTCACCAGATACACAGTAAGGCCCACAGATTTGATTCTTAGGCACCTGACTGTAGCCAACTCCTTGGTCCTGCTCTCTAAGGGAGTTCCACAGACAATGGCTGCTTTTGGGTTGAAACATTTCCTCAATGATATTGGATGCAAACTTGTTTTTTATGTTCACAGAGTGGGCAGGGGTGTGTGCATTGGCAACACCTGTCTCTTGAGTATCTTCCAGGCCATCACGATCAGTCCCACGAACTCCTGGTGGGCAGAACTGAAACTTCAAACTCATAAATTCTTAGGCCCCTCCAATGTCCTGTGCTGGATCCTGAACCTGCTAGTAAGTATCATCATTCCTATGCGTGTGACTCATAAGTGGatcaacaaaaacaacacaagaAAAATGGATTTGGGATACTGTTATGGGGTAGTTGACCACAGAATCACACATATATTACACAATATATTATTATCCTATGATGTATCTTGTGTGGGACTCATGATCTGGGCGAGTGGCTCCATGGTTTTCATCCTGTATAGGCATCAGCAGAGGGTCCAACACATTCACAGCACCAACCTGTCCCCCAGATCCTCCCCAGAGTCCAAAGTCACCCAGAACATCTTAGTCCTAGTGATCACTTTTGTATCATTTTACACCAGCTCCCACATCCTGATATTGTATACGGTTCTTTTTCATCGTCCTAGTTGGTGGCTGGTGAGCACCTCGGCACTGATCACAGCTTGTTTTCCAACAGTCAACCCCTTTGTTCTCATGATCCGTGACCGCAGGATCCTCAGGGTCAGTTCTGCCTGCCTCAGAAGGAGTGCACCACTCCATACTCTGTTCACATAG